In one window of Juglans regia cultivar Chandler chromosome 3, Walnut 2.0, whole genome shotgun sequence DNA:
- the LOC118347926 gene encoding ATP-dependent DNA helicase PIF7-like, giving the protein MSSDFQTSVATSADIRIKVLRSISSTLESMGKDINMFHLIEHDVSFDQNETEAREINDEFAVLIPEEDLMASMSLNSEQQHAYESILQKVLLNESAAFFIDGPGGTGKTFLYKALLATVRSRNLIALATASSGVAASILPGGRTAHSRFKIPLDLDKNSTCCVSKQGALAKLLRLAKLIIWDEAPMSRKECMQVMDKMLRDITDSRLPFGGKIIVFGGDFRQVLPVIRKGTRQEEVNASLASSYLWSTLTKIRLSENMRARFDPNFSNYLLQVRNGTTPITIENKIKIPNEMLIPYKNDVESLDDLIDAVFQDIGSYLENLSEMTNRAILTPKNNSVDEINTILIQRFPGTVTQYYSFDETIDTSEQGIMEDFLNTLTPNGLPPHELLLKKNCPIMLLRNVNPSEGLCNVTRLICRNFERNIIDAEIAGNRLQATIFGKDIDLRNDMLHIFRSYYISNAYVKPLDPRHRIEAHEYQWILNSRTIIENIQDNEVELQPPEYDIIPFTNLHEYKDTGTEIAILAIAIYMKPPREITSIHGPTKIQEIYVIDQR; this is encoded by the exons ATGTCAAGTGATTTCCAAACAAGTGTTGCAACATCAGCAGATATTAGGATAAAAGTCTTACGAAGCATCTCTTCTACACTTGAATCGATGGGAAAAGACATAAACATGTTTCATTTAATAGAACATGATGTCTCTTTTGATCAGAATGAAACTGAAGctagagaaataaatgatgaatttgcAGTTTTGATACCAGAAGAAGATCTTATGGCTTCGATGAGTCTTAATTCTGAACAACAACACGCATATGAATCAATTTTGCAGAAAGTCCTTCTAAATGAATCTGCTGCATTTTTCATTGATGGTCCGGGCGGAACAGGGAAAACATTCTTATATAAAGCACTTCTCGCTACAGTAAGATCAAGAAACTTAATTGCTCTTGCAACTGCATCGTCTGGTGTTGCTGCATCTATTTTACCTGGAGGTCGAACAGCCCATTCACGCTTCAAAATTCCATTAGATCTTGACAAAAATAGTACTTGTTGTGTAAGCAAACAAGGTGCTCTTGCCAAATTGTTACGTCTTGCAAAGCTAATCATATGGGATGAAGCACCTATGTCTAGAAAAGAATGTATGCAAGTAATGGATAAAATGTTACGAGACATAACTGATTCAAGATTAccatttggtggaaaaattaTCGTATTCGGTGGAGATTTTCGTCAAGTCTTACCTGTGATTCGGAAAGGCACAAGACAAGAAGAAGTTAATGCCAGTTTAGCATCGTCATATTTGTGGTCTACTTTAACTAAGATTAGGTTGAGTGAGAATATGCGAGCAAGATTCGATCCAaacttctcaaattatttacttcaggTCAGAAATGGAACAACACCAATCACAATTGAGAATAAGATCAAAATTCCCAATGAAATGCTCATTCCTTACAAAAATGATGTGGAGTCTTTAGATGATCTGATCGATGCAGTCTTCCAAGATATTGGCAGctatttagaaaatttatccGAAATGACAAATCGAGCTATCTTGACACCAAAGAACAACTCTGTCGATGAGATAAATACAATACTTATTCAAAGATTTCCTGGTACAGTTACACAATACTATAGCTTCGATGAAACGATTGATACATCAGAACAAGGAATCATGgaggattttttaaatacattgaCACCAAATGGACTTCCACCTCATGagctgttattaaaaaaaaattgtcccatCATGTTACTCAGAAATGTCAATCCTTCAGAAGGTTTATGCAATGTAACACGTCTTATTTGTCGCAACTTTGAACGAAATATCATTGATGCTGAAATTGCA GGCAACCGACTacaagcaacaattttcggcaAAGATATAGACCTACGTAATGACATGTTGCACATCTTCCGGTCTTACTACATCAGTAATGCTTATGTTAAGCCTTTAGATCCCAGGCATAGAATTGAAGCGCATGAATACCAgtggatcttaaattcaagaacaatcatCGAAAACATTCAAGATAACGAAGTGGAATTACAACCACCAGAATATGATATTATCCCATTCACCAATCTGCATGAGTACAAAGACACTGGAACTGAAATAG CTATTCTGGCGATCGCAATATACATGAAACCTCCTAGAGAAATTACCTCAATACATGGGccaacaaaaattcaagaaatatatgttatcGACCAGAGGTAA